Proteins co-encoded in one Bacillus sp. FSL H8-0547 genomic window:
- a CDS encoding FtsW/RodA/SpoVE family cell cycle protein, which yields MIKKILKSYDYSLILAVLLLCGFGLVMVYSSSMISAVARWDYASDHFFIRQAIFVAAGFVVLLLAMFFPYRAYLQPVFLRSVVLISIGMLLAIFVFGSVAGGARSWFSVLGFKLQPAEFVKLSVILYLAAVYEKKQAYIDHFGRGVLPPIIFTGFICVLIILQPDIGSASIIAMIAVSMVLCSGLGMKNIVKLLILGLAMAVLISPLVLIMWDDIFTTERVSRFTGFMDPFADAGDSGFHLINSYYAISSGGLTGLGLGESIQKYGYLPESHTDFILAIISEELGIFGVLFVLVLLAFIVLKGFHIARSCDDAFGTLLAIGISSMIGIQTAINVGGLTGLLPITGVTLPFISYGGSSMILLMLSMGLLINISMFVKYRSVYQKDEVKKTAELKGNAVPFQQN from the coding sequence ATGATAAAAAAAATCTTAAAATCATATGACTACTCACTTATCCTTGCGGTTCTTCTTCTGTGCGGATTCGGACTTGTCATGGTATACAGTTCCAGCATGATTTCAGCGGTTGCAAGGTGGGATTATGCGAGCGACCATTTCTTTATCAGACAGGCAATCTTCGTTGCCGCGGGGTTTGTTGTTCTGCTTTTGGCCATGTTTTTCCCATACAGAGCTTATCTGCAGCCGGTTTTTCTAAGAAGCGTCGTCCTGATATCCATCGGCATGCTGCTCGCGATCTTTGTGTTCGGATCGGTAGCAGGGGGAGCCAGAAGCTGGTTTTCCGTTCTGGGTTTTAAGCTTCAGCCTGCTGAATTTGTAAAGCTGAGTGTGATCCTGTATCTCGCTGCAGTTTATGAAAAAAAACAGGCTTATATCGATCATTTTGGAAGAGGGGTTCTGCCTCCGATCATCTTTACAGGGTTTATCTGTGTCCTGATCATTCTGCAGCCGGATATCGGTTCTGCTTCCATTATTGCCATGATTGCCGTATCAATGGTACTGTGCTCGGGTCTAGGCATGAAGAATATTGTAAAACTGCTGATTCTCGGTCTTGCAATGGCTGTTCTGATCAGTCCGCTTGTTCTTATTATGTGGGACGATATCTTTACAACGGAGCGTGTAAGCAGATTCACAGGCTTTATGGATCCATTTGCTGATGCAGGAGATTCAGGTTTCCACCTCATCAATTCCTATTATGCCATCAGCTCAGGCGGGCTTACGGGCCTTGGCCTTGGTGAAAGTATTCAAAAGTACGGGTATCTGCCTGAATCGCATACAGATTTTATTCTTGCGATTATATCAGAAGAGCTTGGCATTTTTGGCGTGTTATTTGTCCTTGTTCTCCTGGCCTTTATTGTGCTGAAAGGATTTCATATTGCACGCAGCTGCGATGATGCATTCGGCACACTACTTGCCATTGGCATTTCCAGCATGATCGGAATTCAGACAGCCATAAATGTCGGCGGCCTGACCGGACTTCTTCCAATAACAGGGGTTACGCTTCCGTTTATCAGCTACGGGGGATCGTCGATGATCCTGCTGATGCTTTCAATGGGGCTGCTAATAAACATTTCAATGTTTGTTAAATACCGCTCTGTTTATCAGAAGGATGAAGTGAAAAAAACAGCTGAACTGAAAGGCAACGCGGTTCCCTTTCAGCAAAATTAA
- a CDS encoding YlaN family protein — protein sequence MASEIAIDHREKALALLKADADKITKLIQVQMDNLTMPQCPLYEEVLDTQMFGLSREIDFAVRLDLIEEREGKAILDTLEREMSALHEAFTKK from the coding sequence TTGGCGTCTGAGATTGCAATTGATCATCGAGAAAAAGCACTTGCTCTTTTAAAAGCGGATGCTGATAAAATTACGAAGCTGATTCAAGTCCAAATGGACAATTTGACGATGCCTCAATGTCCTCTTTACGAAGAGGTTTTAGATACACAAATGTTTGGACTTTCAAGAGAGATTGACTTTGCTGTCAGGCTTGATCTCATCGAAGAAAGAGAAGGCAAAGCGATCCTCGACACACTTGAGAGAGAAATGTCTGCACTTCATGAAGCTTTTACGAAAAAATAA
- the glsA gene encoding glutaminase A has protein sequence MPCKTNEELAELVEEAKKVTSEGKVADYIPELGKAEADDLSVAIYHVGNSCMSAGDIEKTFTLQSISKVLTLALVLMDHGEPYVFSKVGMEPTGDPFNSIVKLETHEKQRPLNPMINAGALAVTNMIKGSTMEEKLLRYIDFIRKLTFNKKINICKNVAASEFETAWLNRSLCYFMKKDGIIEGDVEDLIDLYSNQCAIEMHSLDLAKIGAVFALDGKHPETEQQVIPKDISRICKTFMVTCGMYNASGEFAIKVGIPAKSGVSGGIMGIVPYQFGIGIFGPSLDEKGNSIAGIKLLNLLSEKYELSIF, from the coding sequence ATGCCGTGCAAGACGAATGAAGAGCTTGCTGAACTGGTGGAAGAAGCGAAAAAGGTGACGTCAGAAGGAAAAGTAGCGGATTATATACCTGAGCTTGGAAAAGCAGAAGCGGATGATTTGTCAGTTGCCATTTACCATGTGGGAAATTCCTGTATGTCTGCCGGGGATATTGAAAAGACGTTCACTCTGCAGAGTATATCAAAAGTACTGACTCTTGCACTTGTTTTAATGGATCACGGGGAGCCGTACGTTTTCAGCAAAGTTGGAATGGAACCGACCGGAGATCCGTTTAATTCCATCGTCAAACTCGAAACACACGAAAAACAGCGCCCTCTGAATCCGATGATCAATGCCGGTGCGCTTGCGGTCACAAATATGATTAAAGGCTCGACAATGGAAGAAAAACTGCTGAGGTATATTGATTTTATACGGAAGCTTACGTTTAACAAGAAAATAAACATCTGCAAAAATGTGGCCGCGTCTGAATTTGAAACCGCCTGGCTGAACAGGTCGCTCTGTTATTTCATGAAAAAAGACGGGATCATTGAAGGGGACGTTGAAGATCTGATTGATTTATACTCCAATCAGTGCGCTATTGAGATGCACAGTTTGGACCTGGCAAAGATAGGGGCTGTTTTTGCGCTCGACGGCAAGCACCCCGAAACTGAACAGCAGGTGATTCCAAAGGATATTTCCAGAATCTGCAAAACCTTTATGGTAACGTGCGGAATGTATAATGCTTCGGGCGAATTTGCAATAAAAGTAGGCATTCCGGCAAAGAGCGGGGTCTCAGGCGGAATTATGGGGATCGTCCCCTATCAGTTTGGAATCGGCATCTTTGGGCCGTCTCTTGATGAAAAGGGGAACAGTATTGCAGGAATAAAACTCCTCAATCTTTTGTCAGAAAAATATGAATTGAGCATCTTTTAG